From Xylocopilactobacillus apis, a single genomic window includes:
- the greA gene encoding transcription elongation factor GreA, translating into MEPKTYPMTKEGKKKLEEELENLKQVKRPEIINRIKIARSYGDLSENSEYSSAKDEQSTLESRISTLENMLRFAKIVEPGELEKNTVGIGKTVEFFNITDDDTETYKIVSSVEADPFKNKISVESPIAAALNGKKVNDEVSIETPGGIIKVKITKVK; encoded by the coding sequence ATGGAACCAAAAACTTACCCAATGACCAAAGAAGGTAAAAAGAAACTCGAAGAAGAGTTAGAAAATTTAAAACAGGTTAAACGGCCAGAAATAATTAATCGAATTAAAATTGCTCGAAGTTATGGAGATTTATCTGAAAATTCTGAATATTCTTCGGCTAAAGATGAACAGAGTACATTAGAATCTAGAATTTCTACGTTAGAAAATATGTTAAGATTTGCTAAAATTGTTGAACCGGGAGAATTAGAGAAGAATACCGTTGGAATTGGAAAAACAGTTGAATTTTTTAATATAACAGATGATGATACGGAAACTTATAAAATTGTTAGTTCAGTAGAAGCAGATCCTTTTAAAAATAAAATTTCTGTAGAATCACCAATTGCTGCTGCGCTAAATGGTAAAAAAGTGAATGATGAAGTGTCAATTGAAACTCCCGGTGGGATTATTAAAGTTAAAATAACCAAGGTAAAATAA
- the mltG gene encoding endolytic transglycosylase MltG, whose amino-acid sequence MPSRKSEKSLNKFERRQQDNKTVKHISAWIIGILATVIVITGVMFYKYVETSLKPVNPESSKVIKVKIPVGSTNKDIAHLLEQKRIIKSATVFNIYVKTNNVSDFKAGIYEFRQSDTIKQISSKLQEGGKPLNTKEETGKIMIPEGLNISSIEKEIVKKSHFSKSELEKLFKDEKFFNSLVKKYPALLKSAQQSKNVRYRLEGYLYPATYTVYKGMTAKDLIEQMVEKTNSILSYYNYFTEIKNKGYTVQQFLTLASLVEKEGITEKDRRMIAGVFMNRMDVGMPLQTDISVMYALNTHKTHLTNKDTSVESPYNLYKNSGYGPGPFCSPSLSSMKAVLNPLDRDKKYMYFVADLKTKKVYYSRTYDEQIQKQEETGN is encoded by the coding sequence ATGCCAAGTCGAAAATCAGAAAAAAGCTTAAATAAATTTGAAAGACGGCAACAGGATAATAAGACCGTTAAACATATTTCGGCTTGGATCATCGGAATTTTAGCTACTGTAATCGTCATAACGGGAGTTATGTTTTATAAGTATGTGGAAACTTCACTTAAACCAGTCAACCCAGAAAGTTCAAAGGTTATTAAAGTTAAGATTCCTGTTGGATCCACTAATAAGGACATTGCTCATCTTTTAGAGCAAAAAAGAATAATTAAAAGTGCGACGGTTTTTAATATTTATGTAAAAACTAATAATGTTTCGGATTTTAAAGCTGGAATATACGAGTTCAGACAATCAGATACGATTAAGCAGATTTCTAGTAAATTACAAGAAGGTGGGAAACCTCTAAACACAAAAGAAGAAACTGGCAAAATTATGATCCCTGAGGGATTGAACATTTCTTCAATTGAAAAAGAAATTGTCAAAAAAAGTCATTTTTCAAAATCTGAATTAGAAAAACTTTTTAAGGATGAAAAGTTCTTTAATTCTTTAGTTAAAAAGTATCCCGCGTTGTTAAAATCAGCACAACAGTCAAAAAATGTCCGTTATCGTTTAGAAGGGTACCTTTATCCAGCAACTTATACTGTTTATAAGGGAATGACTGCCAAAGATTTAATCGAACAAATGGTTGAAAAAACAAATTCAATACTTAGTTATTATAATTACTTTACTGAAATAAAAAATAAAGGATATACTGTCCAACAATTTTTGACCTTAGCGTCATTAGTAGAAAAAGAAGGAATCACTGAAAAAGATCGGAGAATGATTGCAGGAGTATTTATGAATCGAATGGATGTTGGGATGCCTTTACAAACTGATATTTCAGTCATGTATGCATTAAATACTCATAAAACTCATTTAACAAATAAAGATACATCAGTGGAATCACCATACAACTTATACAAGAACTCAGGTTATGGACCAGGTCCATTTTGTTCACCAAGTTTGAGTTCTATGAAAGCCGTTTTAAATCCACTTGACCGAGATAAAAAATATATGTATTTCGTAGCTGATCTTAAAACTAAAAAAGTTTATTATAGCCGGACTTACGATGAACAAATTCAAAAACAAGAAGAAACAGGAAATTAA
- the pheT gene encoding phenylalanine--tRNA ligase subunit beta, protein MLISLNWVKKYLDLSVNAKELADKTTMTSQEVEKIVYPSEGLKNIVIGKTVKVSPMPESDHLNICQVEVGNGEENQIICGAPNIKSNQYVIVALPGARIKDNIKIKRGKMRGYESNGMICALEEIGFPSNVVPKEYSDGIYYFPSDVKPKVGESVFSYLGMDDQIIDLDLTPNRGDLQSIMGACYEFGAFYHLKPSLPEYSLNLNKDNFSKEMSISVTDQDAVPIYKLRRVNGVKVAPSPQWLRNYLWNAGIRPINNIVDVTNYILYLYGQPMHAFDYDTIDSNQVLVRMAKKGETIKTLDGIERKLDNRDIVITDGNHPTAIAGIMGDFNHEITDKTTNILLESAVFDVRHIRETSKRLGIRSESSIRFERGINTDTVEIALNHAASLIQELAGGTISEEILVGSNKKTPDFKVKTSAQKISQRIGMEISKTQLTSILEDLEIPYKEENNTFDITFPHRRPDLTIEEDLIEEVARMIGYDQIPLTLPTAKIMPALLTPIQSIVSKARNIMVGCGLEEIINYTLVGKSEVDNLNKKLDDTIILPNPMTKEHEVLRRSLLRGMLNVLRYNQARSSKFQHLFEIGHTFTGNISKGEQIEHTKLAAVLSGRYADTWQAKGKDVSFYDLSGILEVFMKQIGISKDYIIVPGSKSELFHPGQVGQIFIENKKIGIIGKINPQIEQELGLNPTFIFEVDLDILLKYPKSKMSKIEIPKLNPAYRDLSFFVEKKYLNQDLISAIRDLNILDLNSIKLFDVYSPNKEVNSFAYSLSFLNSENSLTDLKINSYMDEIVKMLKEKFNAEIR, encoded by the coding sequence ATGCTGATTTCGTTAAATTGGGTAAAAAAATATCTTGATTTGTCTGTTAATGCAAAAGAACTTGCGGATAAAACAACAATGACAAGTCAAGAAGTAGAAAAAATTGTCTATCCAAGTGAAGGACTAAAAAATATCGTTATTGGAAAAACAGTTAAAGTGTCTCCCATGCCTGAATCTGATCATTTAAATATTTGCCAAGTTGAGGTGGGAAATGGTGAAGAGAATCAAATTATTTGTGGTGCACCCAATATAAAAAGCAATCAATACGTAATAGTTGCTTTACCAGGAGCAAGAATTAAAGACAATATCAAAATAAAGCGCGGAAAAATGCGTGGTTATGAATCTAATGGAATGATTTGTGCTCTTGAAGAAATTGGCTTTCCAAGTAATGTTGTTCCAAAGGAATACTCTGATGGCATCTATTATTTTCCATCTGATGTTAAGCCGAAAGTAGGAGAAAGTGTTTTTTCTTATTTAGGAATGGATGACCAAATAATCGATTTAGATCTAACACCTAATCGTGGGGATTTACAATCAATCATGGGAGCTTGTTATGAATTCGGAGCATTTTATCATTTAAAGCCTTCTTTACCTGAATATTCTTTGAATCTAAATAAAGATAATTTTTCAAAAGAGATGAGTATTTCTGTAACAGATCAAGATGCTGTTCCGATTTATAAATTAAGAAGAGTTAATGGGGTGAAAGTTGCTCCAAGTCCCCAGTGGCTTAGAAATTATCTTTGGAATGCTGGAATTAGACCAATTAACAATATAGTTGATGTAACTAACTATATTTTATATTTATATGGTCAACCCATGCATGCATTTGATTACGATACGATTGATTCTAATCAAGTTTTAGTTAGAATGGCCAAAAAAGGCGAAACTATTAAAACTTTAGATGGAATTGAGAGAAAATTAGACAACCGTGATATTGTAATTACAGATGGAAATCACCCTACAGCAATTGCTGGAATCATGGGAGATTTCAACCACGAAATTACAGATAAAACTACAAATATTTTACTTGAAAGTGCAGTTTTTGATGTTCGTCATATAAGAGAAACTTCAAAAAGATTAGGTATTAGAAGTGAATCCTCAATTCGTTTTGAAAGAGGAATTAACACTGATACTGTTGAAATTGCCTTAAATCATGCAGCTTCTTTAATTCAAGAATTAGCTGGGGGAACTATATCTGAAGAAATTTTAGTTGGATCTAACAAAAAAACTCCTGATTTCAAAGTTAAAACATCGGCACAAAAGATCAGCCAAAGAATTGGAATGGAGATTTCAAAAACTCAACTAACATCTATTCTAGAAGATTTAGAGATACCTTATAAAGAAGAAAATAATACATTTGATATTACCTTTCCTCATCGTCGGCCAGATTTAACCATTGAGGAAGATCTAATTGAAGAAGTTGCCAGAATGATTGGTTATGATCAGATTCCATTAACTTTGCCAACTGCCAAAATTATGCCAGCTCTATTGACGCCAATTCAATCAATTGTTTCTAAAGCTAGAAATATTATGGTTGGCTGCGGTCTAGAAGAAATAATCAACTATACATTAGTTGGAAAATCTGAAGTTGATAATTTAAATAAAAAGCTTGATGATACAATTATTTTGCCTAATCCAATGACCAAAGAGCATGAGGTATTAAGACGAAGTCTTTTAAGAGGCATGCTTAACGTTTTAAGATACAATCAAGCTCGCAGCAGTAAATTCCAGCATCTTTTTGAAATTGGACATACATTCACCGGTAACATAAGTAAAGGTGAACAAATTGAGCACACTAAATTAGCGGCAGTTCTTAGCGGACGATATGCTGATACCTGGCAGGCAAAGGGAAAAGATGTTAGTTTCTATGATTTGTCAGGCATTTTAGAAGTTTTTATGAAGCAAATTGGGATCAGCAAAGATTACATTATTGTTCCAGGTTCCAAAAGCGAACTTTTTCACCCAGGACAAGTTGGTCAAATATTTATTGAGAACAAAAAAATTGGTATTATTGGAAAAATAAATCCTCAAATTGAGCAAGAACTTGGTTTAAATCCAACTTTTATTTTTGAAGTAGATTTAGATATATTATTAAAATATCCAAAATCAAAAATGAGCAAAATTGAAATTCCAAAGCTAAATCCAGCTTATCGTGATCTTTCCTTCTTTGTTGAAAAGAAGTATTTAAATCAGGATTTGATTTCAGCGATTAGAGATTTGAACATTTTAGATTTAAATAGCATTAAATTATTTGATGTTTATTCACCAAATAAAGAAGTAAATTCATTTGCCTATTCGCTAAGCTTTTTAAATAGCGAAAACAGCTTAACTGACCTTAAAATTAATTCTTACATGGATGAGATTGTTAAGATGTTAAAAGAAAAATTTAATGCAGAAATAAGATGA
- the pheS gene encoding phenylalanine--tRNA ligase subunit alpha: protein MDIEKKLIELQEKFQQKITSVNSKDDINKVKVEFLGKKGELTQILKQLGTLSVNKRKEIGKQANQIRDHFTEQLDLKINDIKRALIEEKINEETIDVTLPGHENMIGTKHVLNIVIDDLVDFYRSMGYTIDDGTEIEDDKHNFEMLNIPKGHPARDMQDTFFLTNDRDDDFLLRSQTSPNQAHALETHDFSKGPIRMISHGRVFRRDNDDVTHSHQFYQMEGFVVDKNITMSDLLGTLSVTLKYFFGEDREVRFRPSYFPFTEPSVEADVNCFFCNGSGCSICKYTGWIEILGSGMTHPNVFKAAGVDPTVYSGFAFGMGMDRLAMLKYGIEDIRDLYTNDVRFLEQFEGES, encoded by the coding sequence ATGGATATAGAAAAAAAATTAATTGAGCTTCAAGAAAAGTTCCAACAGAAAATTACTTCTGTAAATAGTAAAGATGACATTAACAAGGTTAAAGTTGAATTTCTTGGAAAAAAAGGTGAATTAACCCAAATTCTTAAACAATTGGGGACTTTATCGGTTAATAAAAGAAAAGAAATTGGCAAGCAAGCTAATCAAATTCGCGATCATTTTACTGAACAACTTGATTTAAAAATTAATGATATTAAACGTGCATTAATTGAAGAAAAAATCAACGAAGAAACTATTGATGTAACTTTACCAGGGCATGAAAACATGATTGGAACAAAACATGTCCTTAATATTGTAATCGATGATTTAGTAGACTTTTATAGATCGATGGGTTATACAATTGATGACGGAACTGAAATTGAAGACGATAAGCATAACTTTGAAATGCTGAATATCCCGAAGGGACATCCGGCGCGAGATATGCAAGACACTTTCTTTCTCACAAATGATCGAGATGACGATTTCCTTTTGCGGTCACAAACTTCACCTAATCAGGCACACGCTTTAGAAACTCACGATTTTTCTAAAGGTCCGATTAGAATGATTAGTCATGGTAGAGTTTTCAGAAGAGATAACGATGATGTTACGCATTCTCATCAGTTTTATCAAATGGAAGGTTTTGTAGTTGACAAAAATATTACAATGTCAGATCTTTTAGGAACTCTAAGTGTTACTTTAAAATACTTTTTTGGTGAAGATCGAGAAGTTAGATTCAGACCTAGTTATTTTCCTTTTACTGAACCATCTGTAGAAGCAGATGTTAATTGTTTCTTTTGTAATGGTTCTGGCTGTTCAATTTGTAAATATACTGGATGGATTGAAATTTTAGGGTCTGGAATGACCCATCCAAATGTATTTAAAGCTGCTGGAGTGGATCCTACGGTTTATAGCGGATTTGCATTTGGAATGGGAATGGACCGTTTGGCGATGTTAAAATACGGAATTGAAGATATTCGCGATCTTTATACTAATGATGTAAGATTTTTAGAACAATTTGAAGGTGAAAGTTAA
- a CDS encoding helix-turn-helix domain-containing protein, producing the protein MDMQAFNTEDEKEVICPHLERALILIGKKWNAMIITVLLKYGSLRFKQLSKYVNPCSDRVLVERLKELESAGIVKRVTFEDSSLIEYRLTQKGEDLDKTLKSLHNWSDKWLCKE; encoded by the coding sequence ATGGACATGCAGGCTTTTAATACTGAAGATGAAAAAGAAGTTATTTGTCCTCATTTAGAACGTGCGCTCATTTTAATTGGAAAAAAGTGGAACGCGATGATTATTACAGTATTACTTAAATATGGTTCACTTAGATTCAAACAGTTATCAAAATATGTCAATCCGTGTAGTGATCGGGTTTTGGTAGAAAGACTTAAAGAATTAGAATCCGCTGGAATTGTTAAAAGGGTAACTTTTGAGGACTCTTCTTTAATTGAGTACCGTTTAACACAAAAAGGTGAAGATCTTGATAAAACATTAAAGTCTCTACATAACTGGTCAGATAAATGGCTTTGTAAAGAATAA
- a CDS encoding UDP-N-acetylmuramoyl-tripeptide--D-alanyl-D-alanine ligase, protein MEISLEQVAKILDAPISHDSRQIIINHIEFDSRKITPGALFVPLKGKRDGHNFIFSAAQNGAAATLVNKKYSTNEIKIPYLVVDDVEESILKISEYCLKEIKPKIIAITGSNGKTTTKDMIYSILSEKFEVWRTKDNFNNEIGIPYTIISMPENTEVLTIEIGIDGFNQMDKLASLVKPDIAIITMIGEAHIEFFKTRKAIALEKLKIAKYLKPDGTLIINGDESLLTKNVENNKYHIKTFGLSRKNDIFSYDIKSSATSSSYRTNLTDNETLKIPLIGQYNVINSLSTILAAKEFKLSNREIKSGLLNLQLTKDRVEWFTGKKGEKILDDAYNSNPTAVKTVLETFSHLRIKSDEKKYVVLGDMLELGDKSKELHSEISSQLPPNIFYKIYLFGSDIKYLYLKLKPIYQSRVEYFSIDHFEDLQNTVKKEVDDKSYLLVKASHGLHLERLVKELTNG, encoded by the coding sequence ATGGAAATTAGTTTAGAACAAGTTGCAAAAATATTAGATGCTCCAATTTCACATGATAGCAGACAAATTATTATTAACCATATTGAATTTGATTCCCGTAAAATAACTCCAGGGGCTCTATTTGTACCTCTAAAGGGAAAAAGAGATGGTCATAATTTTATTTTTTCTGCTGCCCAAAATGGTGCTGCTGCAACTCTTGTTAATAAAAAATATTCCACTAATGAGATCAAAATTCCCTATTTAGTTGTGGATGATGTAGAAGAATCAATATTAAAAATTTCAGAGTATTGTCTTAAAGAGATCAAGCCAAAAATCATTGCAATTACTGGTTCCAATGGAAAAACTACTACTAAGGATATGATTTATTCAATTTTATCTGAAAAATTTGAAGTATGGAGAACTAAGGATAATTTTAATAACGAAATTGGAATTCCCTATACTATTATATCGATGCCTGAAAATACAGAAGTGTTGACAATAGAAATAGGTATTGATGGATTTAACCAGATGGATAAATTAGCGAGCTTGGTAAAACCAGATATTGCAATTATTACAATGATTGGAGAAGCTCATATTGAATTTTTCAAGACCAGAAAAGCGATTGCTTTAGAAAAACTAAAAATCGCTAAGTATTTAAAGCCAGACGGAACATTAATAATTAATGGTGATGAGTCATTATTGACTAAAAATGTTGAAAATAATAAATATCATATTAAGACATTCGGCTTATCTAGAAAAAATGATATCTTTTCTTATGATATAAAGTCTTCGGCTACAAGTTCGTCTTACCGTACTAATTTAACTGATAACGAAACTTTAAAAATTCCTTTAATTGGACAATATAATGTTATAAATTCTTTATCAACCATTTTAGCCGCTAAAGAATTTAAACTTTCTAATCGAGAGATTAAATCTGGTTTATTGAATTTACAGTTAACAAAAGATCGAGTTGAATGGTTTACTGGAAAAAAAGGCGAAAAGATTTTGGACGACGCTTATAATTCTAATCCAACAGCGGTAAAAACTGTTCTTGAAACTTTTAGCCATCTTAGGATTAAAAGTGATGAAAAAAAATATGTTGTTTTAGGTGATATGCTAGAACTAGGGGATAAAAGTAAAGAACTTCACTCAGAAATTTCATCTCAGCTTCCGCCGAATATTTTTTATAAGATTTACTTATTCGGGTCAGATATTAAATATTTATATTTGAAATTAAAGCCTATTTATCAAAGTAGAGTGGAGTATTTTTCAATCGATCATTTTGAAGATTTACAAAATACAGTTAAAAAAGAAGTTGATGATAAAAGTTATTTATTAGTAAAAGCAAGTCATGGGCTACATTTGGAACGGCTAGTCAAAGAACTTACAAATGGATAA
- a CDS encoding type B 50S ribosomal protein L31 — protein MKAEIHPDYHPVVFVDSSTGYKFLSGSTQTSKETIKWEDGNEYPLIRVEISSDSHPFYTGKQKFTQADGRVDRFNKKYGFKNDN, from the coding sequence TTGAAAGCAGAAATTCATCCAGATTACCATCCAGTTGTTTTTGTTGATTCATCAACTGGATATAAGTTTTTAAGTGGATCAACTCAAACTTCAAAAGAAACCATTAAATGGGAAGATGGGAATGAATATCCACTTATTCGTGTTGAAATATCATCTGATTCACATCCATTTTATACTGGAAAACAGAAGTTTACTCAAGCTGATGGTCGAGTTGATAGATTCAACAAAAAATATGGATTTAAAAACGATAATTAA
- a CDS encoding UDP-N-acetylglucosamine 1-carboxyvinyltransferase, with product MEIMDIHGGKKLSGSVTIGGAKNSTVALIPASILSQTKVVFDSVPRIKDVDNLRSILEDMNVSSSMDESVLSIDPTQIKEIPLTSGKIQSLRASYYFMGALLSRFGEAIVSFPGGDDIGPRPIDQHVHGFEALGAEVHFKDDSIHIKAPKTGLVGTTIEFDFISVGATINMILASVLAHGQTTIENAAREPEIIDLATFLNNMGAKIRGAGTSQIKIEGVRSLSSTNSHTIIPDRIEAGTYIIIAAAVGNGVLVKNVIPEHLDLFLGKLEEMGVNMVIGEDSIYVYPTERLTNVEVKTSPFPGFATDLQQPISALMFLGEGEGIIQDTIYPKRIRHIPELNKMGANIWNEDGIIHIQKSGALIGANVTADEIRAGASLMITGLVAPGETKIFDAGNILRGYDRVVEKLTGLGADVKIIKGEK from the coding sequence ATGGAAATTATGGATATACATGGGGGGAAAAAACTCTCGGGCAGTGTGACAATAGGAGGTGCTAAAAATAGCACCGTTGCTTTAATTCCTGCTTCTATTTTGTCACAAACAAAAGTAGTTTTTGATAGTGTTCCTCGAATAAAAGATGTGGATAACCTCCGTTCAATTTTAGAAGACATGAATGTTTCTTCTTCAATGGATGAGTCGGTTTTAAGTATTGATCCCACACAAATTAAAGAAATACCTTTAACGAGCGGAAAAATTCAAAGCCTTCGTGCTTCTTATTATTTTATGGGAGCTTTGCTATCACGATTTGGCGAAGCTATTGTAAGCTTTCCTGGTGGAGATGATATTGGTCCAAGGCCGATTGATCAACATGTTCATGGTTTTGAAGCCTTAGGAGCAGAAGTCCACTTTAAGGATGATTCAATCCATATAAAAGCACCCAAGACCGGTTTAGTCGGAACAACGATTGAGTTCGACTTTATTTCAGTTGGAGCTACGATCAATATGATCCTTGCAAGTGTCTTAGCTCATGGACAAACAACGATTGAAAATGCTGCTCGTGAACCCGAAATTATCGATTTAGCAACTTTCTTAAACAATATGGGAGCAAAGATCAGAGGGGCTGGAACAAGCCAAATTAAAATTGAAGGGGTTAGAAGTTTATCATCAACTAATTCCCATACAATTATTCCTGATCGAATTGAAGCTGGTACTTATATTATAATTGCGGCAGCAGTCGGAAACGGTGTTTTGGTTAAAAATGTAATTCCTGAACATTTGGACCTATTTTTAGGAAAACTTGAAGAGATGGGCGTAAATATGGTTATTGGAGAGGACAGTATCTACGTTTATCCTACTGAAAGATTAACAAATGTCGAAGTAAAAACAAGCCCTTTTCCTGGGTTTGCTACTGACCTTCAACAACCAATTAGTGCTCTGATGTTTTTGGGGGAAGGCGAGGGCATTATCCAAGATACCATTTATCCTAAAAGAATTCGCCATATTCCTGAATTGAATAAGATGGGTGCTAATATTTGGAATGAAGATGGAATTATTCATATTCAAAAGTCAGGTGCTTTAATCGGGGCCAATGTTACAGCTGATGAAATCAGAGCGGGCGCTAGTTTAATGATTACTGGCTTAGTTGCACCTGGAGAAACTAAAATTTTTGATGCAGGAAATATTTTGCGAGGCTATGATCGAGTCGTAGAAAAATTAACTGGATTAGGTGCTGATGTCAAAATAATTAAAGGTGAAAAATAA
- a CDS encoding CTP synthase: protein MTKYVFVTGGVVSSLGKGIVAASLGRLLKNRGLKVTIQKFDPYINVDPGTMNPYQHGEVFVTNDGAETDLDLGHYERFIDNDLNKYSNVTTGKIYSEVIEKERKGEYLGATIQVIPHITGMIRDKILQAGKVNDSDVVITEIGGTVGDIESQPFIEAIRQMKSAVGSENVVYIHTTLVPYIKAAEEMKTKPTQHSVRELKSYGVQPNIIVVRTDRPISYALKEKIGLFCDVETDAVIESRDASSIYELPLSLHEEGLDDIVDKYLNLNSPKPNMTSWEELNQRINSLKGDVTIALVGKYVELKDAYISVTEALHHAGFKNDTKVHIKLIQAEELNKDNVNELIDRNVDGILVPGGFGDRGIEGKIEAIKFARENDIPFLGICLGMQMACVEFARNVIGLKEANSTEMDPNTKYPIIDILPDQADVVNLGGTLRLGLYPAKLKENTLTRKLYNDQDEINERHRHRYEFKNKFRETFEEHGMVFSGISPDNRLVEIIEIPDRKFFVASQYHPEFLSRPQRPEPLYDGFIKAAILQKKESSK from the coding sequence ATGACTAAATATGTATTCGTAACTGGTGGTGTTGTTTCATCATTAGGAAAAGGTATTGTTGCTGCATCTTTAGGGCGACTCCTGAAAAATAGAGGATTAAAAGTTACAATCCAAAAATTTGATCCTTATATTAACGTTGATCCAGGAACAATGAATCCTTATCAACACGGGGAAGTATTTGTTACTAATGACGGTGCAGAAACTGACCTTGATTTGGGACACTATGAACGATTTATCGATAATGATTTAAACAAATATTCAAACGTTACAACTGGTAAAATTTATTCTGAGGTTATCGAGAAAGAACGAAAAGGTGAATACCTCGGAGCTACGATTCAAGTCATTCCTCATATCACAGGAATGATTAGAGATAAAATTTTACAAGCGGGAAAAGTTAATGATTCCGATGTTGTGATTACCGAAATTGGCGGAACTGTAGGAGATATTGAATCTCAACCTTTTATAGAAGCAATTCGTCAGATGAAATCAGCAGTTGGATCGGAAAATGTAGTTTATATTCACACTACGTTAGTACCCTATATTAAAGCTGCCGAAGAAATGAAAACAAAACCAACTCAGCATTCAGTTAGAGAACTTAAAAGTTACGGGGTCCAACCTAATATTATTGTTGTTAGAACTGATCGACCAATTAGCTACGCTTTAAAAGAAAAAATTGGGTTATTTTGTGATGTTGAAACCGATGCAGTTATTGAATCGCGTGATGCTTCTTCAATTTATGAATTGCCGTTATCTTTACATGAAGAAGGATTAGATGATATTGTCGATAAATATCTTAATTTAAATTCTCCAAAACCAAATATGACTAGCTGGGAAGAATTAAATCAACGTATTAATTCTTTAAAAGGAGACGTAACTATTGCTTTAGTTGGCAAATACGTCGAACTGAAAGATGCATATATATCGGTTACTGAAGCTCTTCACCATGCCGGTTTTAAAAATGATACAAAGGTCCATATTAAATTAATTCAAGCTGAAGAGCTAAATAAAGATAACGTTAATGAACTTATTGACCGCAATGTTGATGGCATATTAGTGCCAGGTGGTTTTGGTGATCGAGGAATTGAAGGAAAAATTGAGGCAATCAAGTTTGCTCGTGAAAACGACATTCCTTTTCTTGGAATATGTTTAGGCATGCAAATGGCATGTGTTGAGTTTGCTCGTAATGTAATTGGACTTAAAGAGGCTAATTCAACAGAAATGGACCCAAATACCAAATATCCAATTATTGATATTTTACCCGATCAAGCTGATGTCGTTAATTTAGGCGGTACTTTAAGATTGGGCCTTTATCCCGCAAAGTTAAAAGAAAATACTTTAACTAGAAAATTATACAACGATCAAGATGAAATTAACGAACGTCATCGTCATCGTTATGAGTTTAAAAATAAATTTAGAGAAACTTTTGAAGAACATGGGATGGTATTTTCTGGTATTTCACCAGACAATCGTCTAGTTGAAATAATTGAAATTCCTGATAGGAAATTTTTTGTTGCTTCACAGTACCATCCAGAATTTTTATCTCGTCCTCAAAGACCGGAACCTTTATATGATGGCTTCATTAAAGCAGCAATTTTACAGAAAAAAGAAAGTTCTAAATAG
- a CDS encoding pyrroline-5-carboxylate reductase family protein gives MFKIGIIGSGNMGQALIQGWLGKDYDLAVFSPRHGIEIANKFQIQSMNLSDLAHWSNILVLAFLPQQLSLISSEIESIVNPDQTIISVLGDVTLKQLKNAFKNNNNIIRTLPNTNIAVNEGEIAYIACETIDEQKLTDAKRLLSDLGLTLLLSEDQFPAFSAVAGSAPAIVAKFAESLVLAAVKNGLSRNDSVKIINQLILGTIKNSKENQISFNDLIYQICTPGGSTIRGIKSLEKNRFTGDVMDSIDEIIQ, from the coding sequence ATGTTTAAAATTGGAATTATCGGTTCCGGTAATATGGGACAAGCTTTAATTCAAGGCTGGTTAGGAAAAGATTATGATTTAGCTGTTTTCTCACCACGCCATGGAATTGAAATTGCAAATAAATTTCAAATTCAGTCAATGAATTTATCAGATTTGGCACACTGGTCAAATATTTTAGTTTTAGCTTTTTTACCACAGCAGTTAAGTTTAATATCTTCAGAAATTGAATCAATTGTTAATCCTGATCAAACAATAATTTCTGTATTAGGAGATGTTACTCTTAAACAGTTAAAAAATGCTTTTAAAAATAATAATAATATTATTAGGACTTTACCTAACACTAACATTGCGGTTAATGAAGGTGAAATCGCTTACATTGCTTGTGAAACTATTGATGAACAAAAGTTAACAGATGCAAAAAGATTATTAAGTGATTTAGGATTAACGCTTTTGTTATCTGAAGATCAATTTCCGGCTTTTTCTGCTGTTGCTGGATCAGCTCCCGCAATAGTTGCAAAATTTGCTGAAAGTCTTGTTCTTGCTGCAGTAAAAAACGGATTATCTCGTAATGATTCAGTTAAAATTATTAATCAATTAATTTTGGGTACGATTAAAAATTCCAAAGAGAATCAGATCAGCTTTAATGATCTGATTTACCAAATCTGTACGCCTGGAGGATCAACGATCAGAGGAATTAAGTCTTTAGAGAAAAACAGATTTACAGGTGATGTAATGGATTCAATTGACGAAATTATTCAATAG